From a single Nicotiana tabacum cultivar K326 chromosome 8, ASM71507v2, whole genome shotgun sequence genomic region:
- the LOC107794340 gene encoding transcription factor bHLH25-like gives MEYTGNFNDEDDFFLDVMQNFSQDIYSYSNIIEEKDQLKDLSSSPLKSSSGFLISFSSSQEEENIAIVKSHLEEINACQAFEGNNNNNIMYKRTPLQAQEHVTAERKRREKMGELFISLSKVVPGLKKLDKSSILGDTIEYTKELQQQVKILEETKKNIPSACENINDSSSYNKNVNCIDDQVLGSKIKTRILDKNVLINIHCNKQDGVVGRILFEMEQLHLSVNDIRIMPFGCTNLEISILAEMENGCCITVQDIVNALQINILDQVQSAVA, from the exons ATGGAATATACTGGTAATTTTAACGACGAAGATGACTTCTTCCTCGACGTAATGCAGAATTTTTCTCAAGATATATATTCATACTCCAATATTATTGAAGAGAAAGATCAATTAAAAGATCTTTCTTCGTCTCCCCTAAAATCTTCTTCTGGCTTTCTCATTTCGTTTTCATCAtctcaagaagaagaaaatattgcaATTGTAAAATCTCATTTGGAAGAAATTAATGCATGTCAAGCATTTGagggcaataataataataatattatgtaCAAGAGGACTCCTTTACAAGCTCAAGAACATGTTACTGCTGAGAGGAAACGCAGAGAAAAAATGGGCGagcttttcatttctttgtcaAAGGTTGTTCCTGGTCTAAAGAAG TTAGACAAGTCTTCTATCCTTGGAGATACTATTGAGTACACGAAAGAGCTTCAACAACAGGTAAAAATTCTTGAAGAGACAAAGAAAAACATACCATCTGCCTGCGAAAATATTAATGATTCCTCTTCCTACAACAAGAATGTTAACTGCATCGACGACCAAGTACTAGGATCAAAGATTAAGACAAGGATTTTGGACAAAAATGTACTTATCAACATTCACTGCAACAAACAAGATGGGGTGGTGGGAAGAATATTGTTCGAAATGGAGCAATTGCATCTTTCAGTTAATGACATAAGGATCATGCCATTTGGTTGTACTAATCTCGAAATATCAATTCTTGCTGAG ATGGAGAATGGATGTTGTATAACTGTGCAGGATATCGTAAATGCCCTTCAAATCAACATTCTGGACCAAGTTCAATCTGCAGTTGCATGA